From Thermoanaerobaculia bacterium:
AGGTGCGAGGCGCGGTGTTTCTGCACGACGAAGGCGAGCGCCTTCCGGGGCTTCGTCTTCTTCGGACGCCCGGCGGGCTCGGGCGTGATGCGGAAATCGCGTTTCCGCTTGTATTCTTTGAGTCCCACGGAAATGGCCTCCTGCAAGGTCAGTGCCCCGGCCGCGCGCTTCCGGCCCGAAACTCTCCGACGATTCGCCCGTTTATACTGCCGAATGAATGAGAGAGGAGACCCCATGTCCGATTCCCCACGCCTTTCGATCGTGCGCACGGCCCTGATTTCGGCGCTGGCATTTCCCGCTTTTCTGCTCCCGGCGGGAAGAGCGGGGGCGATCACCCCCGCCGACATGGATCCGGCCGCGAGCCCCTGTCGCGACTTCTACACGTATGCCGACGGGGGCTGGCTGAAGAACAATCCGATCCCGCCCTCGTTCTCCCGCTGGGGGACCTTCACGGTTCTCGCGGACCACAACCGCGAGGTGCTGAAGTCGATCCTGGAAGAGGCGGCGGCCGGGAAGGCGCCGGAAGGTTCCGACGAGCGGAAGATCGGCGACTTCTACGCGGCGTGCATGGACGAGACGCGGGTCGAGTCCGAAGGGGCGAAGCCGATCGCTCCCGAGCTCGGGCGGATCGAGAAGATCGCCGACCGCCGGGGCCTCGAGGCGGAGATCGCGCGCCTCCACGAGCAGGGCGTCAACGTCCTCTTCGCCTTCGGATCGCAGCAGGATCGGAAGAACAGCGAGGAAGTGATCGCCGGCGCGTTCCAGGGGGGACTCGGCCTGCCCGACCGCGATTACTACGTCAAGGACGACGAGAAGACGAAGACGATCCGGGAACAGTACGTCGCCCACGTCGGGAAGATGCTGTCTCTCCTGGGCGACGATCCGGCGAAGGCGGCCGAGGAGGCGAAGACGGTCCTCGCGATCGAGACCCGCCTCGCGAAGGCGTCGATGACCCGGGTCGAGCGACGCGACCCGGATGCGACCTATCACCGGATGACCGTCGCGCAGCTCGACGAAATCACTCCCGGATTCGAGTGGAAGGCTTACCTGCGCGACGTCGACGCGCCCCCGTCGGCCGTCAACGTCGGGCAGCCCGAGTTCTTCAAGGCGCTGAACCGGGATCTCGACGAAGTTCCCCTCGCGGATTGGAAGACCTATCTCCGCTGGCATCTCGTCGCGAACGCCGCGCCGACCCTCTCGTCGAAGTTCGTCCAGGAGGACTTCGATTTCAACGGTCACGTGCTGAACGGCACGACGGAGATCCTCCCGCGGTGGAAGCGCTGCGTCGCGGCGACCGACGGCGAGCTCGGCTTCGCGCTCGGCAGGAAGTACGTCGAGAAGACCTTCCCGCCCGAGTCCAAGGCGCGGGCCGACGAGCTGGTGAGGAACCTCATCGCGGCGCTGCGCGACGACCTCGCGACGCTGCCCTGGATGGGAGACGCCACGCGCAAGGCGGCGATCGAGAAGCTGGCCGCGTTCACGCCGAAGATCGGCTACCCCGACGAATGGCGCGACTACTCGGCCTATCGAGTCGGCCGGGAGAGCTACGCCGCCAACGTGTCGGCGGGGGACGCGTTCGAGTTCCACCGTCAGTTGAACAAGATCGGCAAGCCCGTCGACCGCAAGGAATGGGGGATGACCCCCCCGACCGTGAACGCGTACTACAACCCGGCGAAGAACGAGATCGTCTTTCCGGCCGGTATCCTTCAGCCGCCTTTCTTCGACGGCAAGGCGGACGACGCCGTGAACTACGGGGCGATCGGCGCGGTGATCGGACACGAGATGACGCACGGGTTCGACGACCAGGGGCGGAAGTTCGACGCGCACGGCAATCTGCGGGACTGGTGGTCGGCCGAGGATGCGAAGAACTACGGAGAGCGCGCCGCCTGCGTCGAAAAGCAGTTCGACGGCTACGTCGTCCAGGAGGGGATCCACGAAAACGGGAAGCTCGTGCTCGGGGAGAGCATCGCCGATCTGGGAGGATTGAAGATCGCCTGGCGCGCGTACCAGAAGAGCCTCGAAGGGAAGCCCGCGCCGGCGCCCATCGACGGTCTCTCGGCCGACCAGCGCTTCTTTCTCTCGTATGCGCGCGTCTGGGCGGAGAACGACCGTCCGGAGTCCGAACGCATCCAGGTGGTGACGAATCCCCACCCGCTCGACCGCTTCCGCGCGATTGCGGCGCCATCGAACATGCCGGAATTCGAGAAGGCGTTCGGGTGCAAGAGCGGGGAGCCGATGGTCAGAGCCGATCGCTGCGCGATCTGGTGACGGTCGCCGTCTCGAGTTTCGGGTCACCGCTCGCGAGCAGCCCGGCGGGTTCTCCGACCCGGCGGCGACCCTCGTCGAGCGCGACCCGAGACTCGCGACGCGGGACTTGATTACGGCACAGCGATTGCTGGAAATCGGGGCGTGAGAAGAGGGTTTGCCGTTCCGGTGCTGATCGTCGCGATGGCCGGCTGCCATTCGACGACCGATCCCGGAAGCGGCCAGGCTCCGGCGGCGGCGCCGCCCACGGCGCAGCCGAGCGCGCCCGCGCCGAACCCGCCCCCGGTCAAGCCCGGAACGGCGACTCCGCCGGTCCCGCCGCCGCCGCCCCCGCCTTTCGCGCGATGAGCCGCCCTCAGACCCGTTCCACCCCGCGGCCCGCGTAATCGGTCAGCAGCCAGACCAGGAACAGCGCGACTCCCGCCGTGACGAAGAATCGCCGGGCGGGAGATCCCGGGGCGAATCCGAAGATCCAGGACGAGGCGGCGAGGAACACCGAGACGACGAGCTCGAGGACGCCGTGCGCGACGAACGCGATTCCTCCTCCGGTCCTGCCGGGAAATCGCGTCGCAAGCGTCACGAGGAGGTGGACGACCGCGAGAATCCAGCAGATCGCGGCGGGAAGGCCGCCGAGCCCGATCGCGAAGGGAGCCAGGGCGAAGACCACGACCGCGACGAAGTCGATGAGCCGGTGAGGCCCGGGGGCGATCAATTTCATGCGCTTCCTCCCGCGGCGATCTTCGTCCGCCGGGTCGCCCGAAGCAAGGGCTCCGTTCCCCGACCTGGCACCCATGTTGCTTTTTCGGAAGGTCGAGGAGGGTGGATGTCACGACGCGAGGAGCTCATGCAACGTTGCGACGCCGCGATGAACGCCGCCGCGGAAAGGGCGGAAACCATCACCGAGTGGAGCGACGAGACGCGCGTGGCGGTCTCGATGACGATCCGCCTTCTGGGCAAGCAGTTCTCGGAGACCCTCGAAATCGCTCTCGCTCTGGCGCACGAAGACGTCGATCCGGTGAGCCCGGAGCAACTGGCGGAGGTCGACCGCGACTGGAACCTCTTCATTCGCTAGCGCGGACCCGTCGGCCCTGCCGGCTTACCGATCGCTCCGTACACCGCCTCGCCGAACGCGTCTGGCCCTGATTCGTGCCGCGAGACCATCGCCCGGATCGCAATTCTGTCGTCGATTCTCGAATTGGCAGGGTGTTGACACGGCATCGAAGCGCGGCGAGACGCGAGCCCGACGGGATGCGGGGCCGCTCGAGGCGTCCCGAGTCGTACCGAGAGCGTACGGCGAGGGCGGCGCGAGCGGGCACGCGCCCGTCCGGCTCGATGTATCGCCGCGCCTGCTTTTCTAGCCGAACGCCTGGTGTACGACCTTCGGCAGATCCCGCCGCCTCAGCTTCTCCACGAACAGCCCCGCCGTCAGGAACGTGGCTCGTCCGTCGGCGCCGCGCTGCTCGCACCGCACGACGTAGAAATCCACGTGCTCGACGCCCGCCGGACCGCTGAGCTCGAGAGAGCACCGCTGACCCGCTTCGAGCGGCTCCTCGGTTTCGAGCGCGATACCCATTCGAGAAAGATTCACGACGGTGACCGGTCCCTCCACGCCCTCGACGCGCGCGGTGAAGCCTTCACCCGCAATCCGCCGGGCGGAACGGCGGCCCGATAGGACCATGGATCCCTCCGTCAACCCTGTGTGAGCGCCGGATCTTGGCACGATCCGGACGATCCGGCAAGGGCGGAGCCGAGGCGTATGATTTCCGGACGGAGGTGAGCATGAAACGGATGCGGCGAATGGTCGTCGTCGGGCTGGTCGCCGGAGCGGCCGCGGCGGCGCACGGAGCCTCCGTGCGGTACGGCACCGAAGCGGAGGCGCGGGCGCTCCTCGACAAGGCCGTGGCGCTCTACCGGAAGGAGGGGGCGGCCGCGATCGAGGCGATCGGCAAGCCCGCGGGCCCCTTCGTGCAGCGGGATCTGTACGTCGTCGTGATCGGGCCCGACAAGAAGATCGCGGCGGATGCCGCGGAACCGGAGCTCGTCGGCTCCGAGATCGCCACCCTGCGCGACCCGCTCGGAAAGCCGTGGGCGCTCCTGCTCCAGAAGCAGGCGACCGAAGACGGGGTCGTGGTCGATTACGAGGCGAAGAATCCCCAGACGGGCAAAGTCGAGGACAAGTCGGCGGTCGGCGTGCGCGTCGGAGACTGGGTGTTCTCCTGCGGTTATTACCTCCCGCCGCCGAAACCGGCCGAGAAAGCCGCCTCGGAGGCGCCCAAGCCGGGCCAGGAGAACTGGGCGGGGAAGTGGACCACGACGGACGCCGACGGCTCGCCCTACACGATCACGCTCGATCCGTCCGGCACCGCGCAGAGCGGCCGCGGCGAGGGGCAGCAGGGGTTCTGGATCCCGGACGCGGCGGGGGCCCGGATCGACTGGACCGACGGGTGGACCGATTACCTGGTGCCGTCGTCGGGCGCATTCGAGCGCCTGGCGTTCGCGCCGGGCGCTCCGCGCGACGAGAAGCCGGAGAGCACGACTCCCGTCACGCGGGAGAAGTGAGCCGGAGCGATCCGGGAACGAGCGCGCGGCGCATCTGCGCGGGATAGTTCGTGAAGATCCCGGAAGCCCCCGCGGCGATCAGCCGGCGCGCCCGCGCCGCGTCGTCGACCGTGTAAGCGAGGACGGGACGGCCGCTCCCCGCGACCGCGCGGAGCAGGCGAGGCGTCACGGCCGCGAACTGGCAATGGATGCTCGACGCCTCGAGCGCCTCCGCCGCGCGGAGGACTCCCGGCACGCGGTGCCGCGCCATCGGCGCGACGGGCGCCTCGGGAATCGCGTTCTTCACCTCCGCGAGAAGCTTCCAGTTGAAGCTCGAATAGATCGCGTATCCGCGTCCGGCGAGGGCCCGCGCGAGGACTCGCGCGTATCGCCCCCGGCCTGCCCTCCGGCACTTGAGGTCGAGCGTCAGCGGAAAACGCGGCGGGATCGCCTCCAGCACCTCCTCGAGAGTGGGAATCCGGGCGCGTTTTCGTCCCCGGTGAAAATGGTAGGAGACGTCGAGGTGGCGAAGGATGTTGAGCGAGGTGTCTTCGACCGAGACCGTGTGCCCGGCGACGCGCCGAAGGTTCAGGTCGTGGACGGCGACGAGATGCCCGTCCGACGTGAGGCGAAGGTCGAGCTCGATCATGTCGGCCCCCTGCTCGACGGCGAGCCGGAAGCTCTCGATCGTGTTCTCCGGGCTCTCGCCGCACGCGCCGCGGTGCCCGATCACCCAGGGCCGCGGGGGGAGGCCCATCGCGTCGAGCTCGGGTCGGAGCGGAGAAGCCGAAGCCGGTCTCATCCCCTGACGATAACGCGGGAGAGACGGGACCGGATTCCCGAGCGGTTCGAGCGATTTGCGCCTGCTCCCCGGCCTTCGGGTCAGGCGGAGACGCGGGCGACGAGTCCGATCATCCTTCCGGCGCCGGGCCCGTCGCGGCGGAACGAGGCGAGCTCGGCGCCGCCGCAATGGGTGCAGAATGGGAGGACCTCGATCCGGCCGGGAAGGATGCCCTCCTCTTCGAGCTGGGCCCGGTTGGCGCTCTTGAGATCCAGGCGGAACTTCCCGCCGCACTCGCGGCGGACGAAGGCGCCGGCGAACGTCGCCGCGACTTCTCCGCCGACCTCGTAGCAGCACGCGCCGATCGCCGGCCCGAGCACGGCGCGAAACGCGGAGGGCGCCTCGCCGCATTCGCGGGCGAGTGCGCGAACCCCTTCCGCGGCGGCGCGGACGGCGGTTCCGCGCCACCCCGCGTGGATCGCGGCGACTCCCGCCGAGGCCTGGAGCAGGATCGGAACGCAGTCGGCCGTCTGGACGACGAGAGCGACGTCGGATCGAGTCGTGACGAGGACGTCGCCTTCTCCGACGAGCCGGGTCTCCCCGGCGGGGATCGGCTCCCGGACCGCGAGCACGCCCTTCCCGTGGACCTGGGTCGCCCGCGCGATCGGGAGGGCGGGCCGGCCGAGCGCCGCCGCCAGGCGCCGCGCGAGATGGGCCGTCGCCGACGGCGTCTCCGGGGGCGCTTCCCCGCGCCGGGAGAAGGCCGCGATCGTCTCGCCTCGCCGGTCGCTCCAGAGATCCACGGCGCCAGAATACCGCGGTTCCGGCGATGCCCCGGCCGGAGCGGGACCGGGACGACCTGTTACAATCTGGCGGTGTCCGTCTCCGAAAAAGTGAGGGTCGTTCCGGTCATCGGGCTCGAAGTGCACGCTCAGCTCGCGACCGTGTCGAAGATGTTCTGCCCCTGCGCGACGACCTTCGCCGCCGAGCCCAATTCCGCGACGTGTCCCGTCTGCCTGGGGTTCCCGGGGACGCTTCCGGTCGTCAATCGCGAGGCGGTCACGCTGGCGATCCGATTCGGCCTCGCCGTCGGCGGGACGATCGACCGGCGTTCGGGGTTCGCGCGCAAGAACTACTTCTACCCGGACCTCCCCAAGGGGTACCAGATCACCCAGTTCGACCGACCGGTCGTCACCGGCGGGGCGATCGAGATCGAGACGGAGAGCGGAATCCGCGACATCCGGCTCGTCCGCGCTCACCTCGAGGAGGACGCCGGGAAGTCCCTGCACGAGAACCCGTTTCCCGACGTGCCGGACACCGTCACGCTCGTCGAATGGAATCGCGCCGGCGTCCCGCTCCTCGAGATCGTGTCGGAGCCGGATCTGCGCTCCGCGGCCGAGGCGATGGCGTATCTCACCGAGCTGCGCCGGCTGCTGCGCACGCTCTCGATCTCCGAGGCGAACATGGAGGAGGGGAACCTCCGCTGCGACGCGAACGTCTCGGTCCGGGATTCCGAGTCGGATCCGCTGGGAACGCGCGTCGAGATCAAGAACATGAATTCGATCCGCAACGTGGGACGCGCGATCGAGCACGAGATCGAGCGGCAGGCGGATCGGCGCGCCGCGGGGGGGAGGATCGTCCAGGAAACCCGGCTCTTCGACGCGGCGAGCGGCGAGACCCGGGTGATGCGGAGCAAGGAAGAGGCGCACGATTACCGGTATTTCCCCGAGCCGGATCTCGGCGCGCTCGTGATCCCGGAGGCGTGGATCGCGGAGGTCCGCTCGACGCTTCGCGAGACCCCGAGGGAGAAGCGACGGCGCTTCCGGACCATCTACGCGCTCTCCGCGGCGGACGCCGAGCTCCTCTCCTCGTCGCGGTCCCTGGCCGAGTACTTCGAGACCGTGGCCGCCTCGGTCGCGCCCCGGCTGGCCGCCTCGTGGGTGACCGGCGAGGTGCTTCGCTGGATGAAGGATCAGAAGCTGTCGCTCGAGGAAACGGAGCGATTCTCGGTGCCGCCTTCGGCGCTCGCCGAGCTCCTCGAGTTCGTCGCCTCGGGAGAGCTCTCCGTCTCGGCGGCGAAGGTCGTCTTCGAGGAGATGGCGCGCTCGGGCCGGCGCGCCCCGGATGTCGTGCGCGAGAAGGGGCTGACGCGGGTCTCGGACGAATCGTCCCTCTCGGCCGCGATCGAGGCGGTGCTCCGCGACAATCCCGCCCAGGTCGCGCAGTATCGCGCCGGAAAGACGGCGACGTTCGGATGGTTCGTCGGTCAGGCGATGAAGGCGACGGGCGGCCGCGCCGATCCGGAGACGCTCCGGCGGCTGCTCAAGGAACGGCTCTAGTGTCCCGTCGCGGAAATAACTTCAGCGTCGCGCCTGCGGCTTGCGGACGAGGGCCAGACGCATCGCGGGAGCCGATGCCGGAAGCATCGGGCCCGCGACGCAACGCCGCCATCGTTCGCAATGTGCTGGCGCCCTTCGGGTTCGGGCGGCGCGGGGCGATCTGCGGCGCCGCCGCGACTCGACGATGGCACCGCATCGCCTTCACCGCGGCGACGGGCCGCTCACCCCGCGGCGCTCCGAACGACACGAAAGCTGTTTCCGGGACGGGACACTGGGCATGATCCAGGTGTTCCATCTCTCGAAGGAGTACGGCCGGTACCGGCACGCGCTGACCGATGTCTCCTTCACGATCCACAAGGGGGAGTTCGTGTTCCTGACCGGACCGTCCGGCGCGGGCAAGACGACTCTCCTGCGCCTCCTCTTCCGCGACGAGCTCCCGACGGAGGGTCAGATCATCGTCAACGGGCGGAACATCGGCGTGCTGCCGACCTCGAAGCTGCCGTATTTCCGCCGCACCGTCGGGATCGTCTTCCAGGACTTCAAGCTGATCGGCCGCAAGACGGTCTTCGAGAACCTCGCGTTCGTGCAGAACATCCTCGGGACTCCTCCGGCCGAGCAGAAGCGGCGCGCCTACCAGGTCCTCAAGCAGGTCGGGCTGCACTATCGGATGAACGCCTATCCCTCGGAGCTCTCGGGCGGCGAGCAGCAGCGGGTCGCGATCGCCCGGGCCCTCGTGAACGAGCCGCGGCTCCTTCTCGCCGACGAGCCGACGGGGAACCTCGATCCGGCCCTCTCGGAGGAGATCATGCATCTCTTCGCCGAGATCAATCTCCGCGGCACGGTCGTCGTGATCGCGACGCACGACGTGGAGCTGATCCGGCGCATGGGGAAGCGCGTCCTCACGCTCGACCACGGGCGGCTGCGGGAGGACCAGGCCCGGCCCCCCGTCGCCCTCGCCGCCCGCGAAGCGCCGTTCCTCCCGGCGTGATCCGCGTCGCCGTCCGCCACGCGTTCGCCGAGGCCTGGTCGATCGCCCGGAGCGGACCGGGCCTGACCGTCGTCGCGGTCGGCCTGATCTCGGTCGCGCTCTACATCCCCGGGATCGTCCTGCTCCTGACGCAGAACGTGGCGCGGCTCGCCTCCTCGGCGGAGGAACCGGCGTCGATCGTCGCGACGCTCCTTCCGTCGGCCGACGCGCGCGCTCTCGCGAACGCGATCGCGGCCGCCCCAGAGGTCGCGCGCGTCCGGATCGTCGGACCGGCCGCCGCGCGACGCCGGTTCGAGACGACGTTCCCGGACCTCAAGGAGCCCCTCGGAAAGCTCGAGGGGATGGAATTCCCCGCGTCGCTCGAGGTGGTGCTGGCGCCCTCCGCCGCTTCCCGCGGGAGCGCGATCGCGAGCGAGATCGCCCGGCGCCCGGGAATCGAGCAGGTGCAGGAGGAGGCGCCGTTCGAGATCCGCTTCCGGGACTTCCTCTCGGTCGTGCGCCGCGCGGCGTTCGCGCTCGGCGCGCTCCTTTGCGGGGCGGCGGTGCTCTCGGTCGCGTCGGCCGTGCGGCTCGCCCTCGACCAGCACCGCGACGAGATCGACATCATGCGGTTGATGGGGGCGACGGAGACGAAGATCCGGACGCCGTTCTGGCTGCACGGAGCCCTCGCCGGCGGGGCCGGAGGCGTCGCGGCGCTCCTTCTCCTCGGGGCGACCTACCTCGCCGCCGGACGAAGCCTGGCGGCGTCGCCGCATCCGCTGCTGTCGGTCTTCTGGGTCAGGTTCTTTTCGCCGAAGATGGCGGCGCTGTTTCCCCTCGTGGGAGCGGCGGCGGGGTTTGTGGGCGCGGCCCTCTCCGTGGGAAAGGCGCGACTTTAGGCGGCGCGGCGATACATCGAGCGAATACGGGCGCGTGCCGCCCGCGAGGCCCTGCGACCTACCCTCGGTAGGCCTCGCGACCTCGCGGGCAACCCGCATCCCGTCTCGCTCGCGTCTCACCGACCGGAACGGGTCGTTTCCAAACGGCATGGCTGCGACGATCGCGAACCGCAACGATATCGGCTGAGGTGACCGTGAGGCGCGGTCAGGCGTGCTGGAAGACGCGCGCGGGCGCCCGGGCCGGCGGGGAAGGCGTACCGGGGCGTACGTTGACCCCGCCGGCCGGGCGCCCGCGTCCCGTATAACAGTACGTATGGACGCGCCCGCCGTTAGACGGAATCGGAAGGAACCGGTTCGTCGGGTTCGCCCAGCAGCCGCGCCACGGGCTGCCAGTCCTCGACGTTCTCGCACACGACCTTCAGCGCCGAGGTCAGCGGCACCGCGAGAATCGCGCCGGCGACGCCCCACAGCATCCCCCAGAAGAGGAACGCGATCAGGACGGTCAGCGGAAAGAGCCGGACTTTCCCGCCGACGATGAACGGCGTCAGGATGTTTCCTTCGACGAACTGCAGGACGAGGTAGACGACGAGCACGGAGAGCGCCGCCCGGCCGCCGAGCTGGAAATAGGCCACGAGGACCGCGGGGATCGTCGAGATGATCACTCCCACGTACGGGACGAGGACGCAGAGGCCCGCGAGCGGACCGAGGATGTAGAAGTAGTTGACCCGAAGCGCCATCAGCGACAGCATCGTCGCCGCCGCCATGATCAGGACGACGAAAGACTCGCCGAGCGCGTAGGCGGTCAGCGAGCGGGAGATCGCCCCGACGACGTCGAGCCGCTCGAAGCGCCGGTCGCGGCGGAGGAGTCCCGAAAGCGCGCGGCCGAACTTCTCGCGGTCCTTCAGCATCAGGAACGAAAGGAGCGGAACGGCGGCCGCCGAGAGGAGCGTCGAGAGCGTCGAACCGACCCGCGCCAGCAGCGCCCGGGTCGTCTCGAGCGACGACTCGGTGATCTTGACCTCCCGGACTCCGCGGGTCTCCTCCGGCAGGATGCTTCCGGTGCGCTCCTGTACGTTCCGGACGAAATCCGCGAGGCGGCTCGTCACGTCGCGGATCTTGCTCTGGTAGAGAGGGAGGTCGAGGTAGAACTGCTGGAGCTGCGCGGAAACGTTCACGATCAGGAGCGCCACGCCGCCGATCAGGATCGCGAGCACGAGCAGGATGGCGGGAATGCGCGGCATCC
This genomic window contains:
- a CDS encoding M13 family metallopeptidase, with protein sequence MSDSPRLSIVRTALISALAFPAFLLPAGRAGAITPADMDPAASPCRDFYTYADGGWLKNNPIPPSFSRWGTFTVLADHNREVLKSILEEAAAGKAPEGSDERKIGDFYAACMDETRVESEGAKPIAPELGRIEKIADRRGLEAEIARLHEQGVNVLFAFGSQQDRKNSEEVIAGAFQGGLGLPDRDYYVKDDEKTKTIREQYVAHVGKMLSLLGDDPAKAAEEAKTVLAIETRLAKASMTRVERRDPDATYHRMTVAQLDEITPGFEWKAYLRDVDAPPSAVNVGQPEFFKALNRDLDEVPLADWKTYLRWHLVANAAPTLSSKFVQEDFDFNGHVLNGTTEILPRWKRCVAATDGELGFALGRKYVEKTFPPESKARADELVRNLIAALRDDLATLPWMGDATRKAAIEKLAAFTPKIGYPDEWRDYSAYRVGRESYAANVSAGDAFEFHRQLNKIGKPVDRKEWGMTPPTVNAYYNPAKNEIVFPAGILQPPFFDGKADDAVNYGAIGAVIGHEMTHGFDDQGRKFDAHGNLRDWWSAEDAKNYGERAACVEKQFDGYVVQEGIHENGKLVLGESIADLGGLKIAWRAYQKSLEGKPAPAPIDGLSADQRFFLSYARVWAENDRPESERIQVVTNPHPLDRFRAIAAPSNMPEFEKAFGCKSGEPMVRADRCAIW
- a CDS encoding PilZ domain-containing protein, encoding MVLSGRRSARRIAGEGFTARVEGVEGPVTVVNLSRMGIALETEEPLEAGQRCSLELSGPAGVEHVDFYVVRCEQRGADGRATFLTAGLFVEKLRRRDLPKVVHQAFG
- a CDS encoding cache domain-containing protein, encoding MKRMRRMVVVGLVAGAAAAAHGASVRYGTEAEARALLDKAVALYRKEGAAAIEAIGKPAGPFVQRDLYVVVIGPDKKIAADAAEPELVGSEIATLRDPLGKPWALLLQKQATEDGVVVDYEAKNPQTGKVEDKSAVGVRVGDWVFSCGYYLPPPKPAEKAASEAPKPGQENWAGKWTTTDADGSPYTITLDPSGTAQSGRGEGQQGFWIPDAAGARIDWTDGWTDYLVPSSGAFERLAFAPGAPRDEKPESTTPVTREK
- a CDS encoding glycerophosphodiester phosphodiesterase translates to MRPASASPLRPELDAMGLPPRPWVIGHRGACGESPENTIESFRLAVEQGADMIELDLRLTSDGHLVAVHDLNLRRVAGHTVSVEDTSLNILRHLDVSYHFHRGRKRARIPTLEEVLEAIPPRFPLTLDLKCRRAGRGRYARVLARALAGRGYAIYSSFNWKLLAEVKNAIPEAPVAPMARHRVPGVLRAAEALEASSIHCQFAAVTPRLLRAVAGSGRPVLAYTVDDAARARRLIAAGASGIFTNYPAQMRRALVPGSLRLTSPA
- a CDS encoding polyphenol oxidase family protein, translated to MDLWSDRRGETIAAFSRRGEAPPETPSATAHLARRLAAALGRPALPIARATQVHGKGVLAVREPIPAGETRLVGEGDVLVTTRSDVALVVQTADCVPILLQASAGVAAIHAGWRGTAVRAAAEGVRALARECGEAPSAFRAVLGPAIGACCYEVGGEVAATFAGAFVRRECGGKFRLDLKSANRAQLEEEGILPGRIEVLPFCTHCGGAELASFRRDGPGAGRMIGLVARVSA
- the gatB gene encoding Asp-tRNA(Asn)/Glu-tRNA(Gln) amidotransferase subunit GatB, whose amino-acid sequence is MRVVPVIGLEVHAQLATVSKMFCPCATTFAAEPNSATCPVCLGFPGTLPVVNREAVTLAIRFGLAVGGTIDRRSGFARKNYFYPDLPKGYQITQFDRPVVTGGAIEIETESGIRDIRLVRAHLEEDAGKSLHENPFPDVPDTVTLVEWNRAGVPLLEIVSEPDLRSAAEAMAYLTELRRLLRTLSISEANMEEGNLRCDANVSVRDSESDPLGTRVEIKNMNSIRNVGRAIEHEIERQADRRAAGGRIVQETRLFDAASGETRVMRSKEEAHDYRYFPEPDLGALVIPEAWIAEVRSTLRETPREKRRRFRTIYALSAADAELLSSSRSLAEYFETVAASVAPRLAASWVTGEVLRWMKDQKLSLEETERFSVPPSALAELLEFVASGELSVSAAKVVFEEMARSGRRAPDVVREKGLTRVSDESSLSAAIEAVLRDNPAQVAQYRAGKTATFGWFVGQAMKATGGRADPETLRRLLKERL
- the ftsE gene encoding cell division ATP-binding protein FtsE encodes the protein MIQVFHLSKEYGRYRHALTDVSFTIHKGEFVFLTGPSGAGKTTLLRLLFRDELPTEGQIIVNGRNIGVLPTSKLPYFRRTVGIVFQDFKLIGRKTVFENLAFVQNILGTPPAEQKRRAYQVLKQVGLHYRMNAYPSELSGGEQQRVAIARALVNEPRLLLADEPTGNLDPALSEEIMHLFAEINLRGTVVVIATHDVELIRRMGKRVLTLDHGRLREDQARPPVALAAREAPFLPA
- a CDS encoding permease-like cell division protein FtsX — its product is MIRVAVRHAFAEAWSIARSGPGLTVVAVGLISVALYIPGIVLLLTQNVARLASSAEEPASIVATLLPSADARALANAIAAAPEVARVRIVGPAAARRRFETTFPDLKEPLGKLEGMEFPASLEVVLAPSAASRGSAIASEIARRPGIEQVQEEAPFEIRFRDFLSVVRRAAFALGALLCGAAVLSVASAVRLALDQHRDEIDIMRLMGATETKIRTPFWLHGALAGGAGGVAALLLLGATYLAAGRSLAASPHPLLSVFWVRFFSPKMAALFPLVGAAAGFVGAALSVGKARL
- a CDS encoding AI-2E family transporter, with the translated sequence MNGGEPPASRTPALGRGGMRLLALAAAIALLSYGQAFFVTIFFSLFLSLALRPFVSLLERARMPRIPAILLVLAILIGGVALLIVNVSAQLQQFYLDLPLYQSKIRDVTSRLADFVRNVQERTGSILPEETRGVREVKITESSLETTRALLARVGSTLSTLLSAAAVPLLSFLMLKDREKFGRALSGLLRRDRRFERLDVVGAISRSLTAYALGESFVVLIMAAATMLSLMALRVNYFYILGPLAGLCVLVPYVGVIISTIPAVLVAYFQLGGRAALSVLVVYLVLQFVEGNILTPFIVGGKVRLFPLTVLIAFLFWGMLWGVAGAILAVPLTSALKVVCENVEDWQPVARLLGEPDEPVPSDSV